In the genome of Populus alba chromosome 11, ASM523922v2, whole genome shotgun sequence, one region contains:
- the LOC118047460 gene encoding 21.7 kDa class VI heat shock protein, with product MASWKQLEVHTEDQTPHKWSVSLSEDMFKRFFSLGCPVVHKIFGEGSLFSPLLFGKYFDPSDAFPLWEFESDVLLSNLRSSGKTNIDWFQTDDAYVLKADLSAGVENNTVQFFVENGKIMEISGQWKPKRDQSKTKDWRSGNWWEHGYVRRLEIPGDADWKDTEAYVSNDMFLEVRIPKSSLVSDTPPAPGKGILAKISDHL from the exons ATGGCAAGTTGGAAACAGCTAGAAGTTCACACAGAAGATCAAACTCCACACAAATGGAGTGTTTCATTAAGTGAGGACATGTTCAAGAGATTTTTTTCGCTGGGATGTCCAGTAGTGCATAAGATTTTTGGTGAAGGATCACTGTTCAGTCCATTATTGTTTGGAAAATATTTCGATCCTTCAGATGCCTTTCCACTTTGGGAGTTTGAGTCAGATGTCTTGTTATCTAATCTTCGGAGCTCTGGCAAGACTAATATTGATTGGTTTCAGACAGATGATGCCTATGTACTAAAAGCTGATTTATCAG CGGGAGTGGAGAATAATACCGTGCAATTCTTTGTCGAAAATGGGAAAATCATGGAAATTAGTGGTCAGTGGAAACCGAAAAGAGATCAGTCGAAAACGAAAGACTGGAGAAGTGGCAACTGGTGGGAGCATGGTTATGTTAGAAGGCTTGAGATTCCAGGAGATGCTGATTGGAAAGATACCGAGGCGTATGTGAGTAATGACATGTTTCTAGAAGTAAGAATTCCCAAGAGCTCTCTGGTTTCTGATACTCCTCCAGCTCCAGGAAAAGGCATCCTGGCCAAAATTTCTGATCATCTGTAA
- the LOC118047461 gene encoding formin-like protein 5, with translation MLTRMNQQQVVRMKSSCFSFLVILLCASVVVSLDYKGRTEEVFLRQLVNPATGDVDKDTAELLCIICKVDLIRLKEAGGNNFFSPEETFSGADELSSEGWSMAKENSQRLIKVLHPQLKETILDCIRKNSYLFHVSGDEGGADIYHSTSLNSLFHRHAGARRNLLQSIAEAPAPAPAVGSLIPSPAPAPDLALSPVSTPNPAPSPQELFFTRPSPPPPSLSENSSGGPASVPNIDPDNGKNNNKTVLIAVLVTAAVTFVLAALFFLFCTKVCRRGSGARRNDERPLLSISLSDYSVGSTLKPFGVGNSIIEEKLGHQSFGNVSNHEKRGTSLESNFYNSDAQNVSLDESLSLGVVSGAAKSSTDNKMNILVPPPPGRTGSNPFLKPPPGRAEPLPHEPPANLRPPPSRAGPTPSPPPPPPPPAPPAPAKSSSSVPPPPRGSPPPPPIAPGVKPGPRPPPPPPGGSAPRPPPPMPPGPKVPRPPLGSKRPSNSASSEGAGLGDDADAPKTKLKPFFWDKVLANPDHSMVWHQIKSGSFQFNEEMIETLFGYAPDKNKNEHKKESSSQDPSPQYIQILDPKKAQNLSILLRALNVTIEEVCDALREGNELPVELLQNLLRMAPTADEELKLRLYSGELSQLGPAERFLKALVDIPFAFKRLEALLFMCILQEEVATTKESFETLEVACKELRNSRLFLKLLEAVLKTGNRMNDGTFRGGAQAFKLDTLLKLSDVKGIDGKTTLLHFVVQEIIRSEGVRAARAGRESRSISSVSVKTDDLLEDISPDTEDNYSSLGLQVVSQLSSELENVKRAAVVDADSLTGSVAKLGQSVVATRNFLNKDMKNLEENSGFHETLKSFVQNAEVDIMSLLEEEKRIVALVKSTGDYFHGNAGKDEGLRLFIVVRDFLIILDKVCKEVGEAQKRSAKTRKKEASTASSPSHKHQQPSPDIRQRLFPAIAERRMGDSSSSSDDEG, from the exons ATGCTTACAAGGATGAATCAACAACAAGTGGTTCGTATGAAGTCAAGTTGTTTCAGTTTCTTGGTGATTCTGCTATGTGCATCGGTGGTGGTGAGCTTGGATTACAAAGGAAGGACAGAAGAAGTGTTTTTGAGGCAATTAGTTAATCCAGCAACTGGAGATGTTGATAAGGACACG GCAGAGCTACTATGCATCATTTGCAAGGTGGATTTGATTCGTCTGAAGGAAGCTGGTggaaataatttcttttcacCAGAGGAAACATTTAGTGGGGCCGATGAACTTAGCTCAGAGGGCTGGTCAATGGCAAAAGAAAACAGTCAGAGATTGATTAAAGTCTTGCATCCCCAGTTAAAGGAAACTATTTTAGATTGTATAAGAAAAAACAGTTATCTGTTCCATGTTTCTGGAGATGAAGGCGGCGCAGATATTTATCACTCAACTTCTCTAAATTCCTTATTTCATAGGCATGCTGGTGCAAGAAGGAATTTGCTTCAGAGCATTGCAGAGGCTCCAGCCCCAGCGCCTGCTGTTGGATCCCTGATTCCTAGCCCTGCACCAGCTCCAGACCTGGCTCTTTCTCCAGTTTCCACTCCAAACCCTGCCCCTTCACCGCAAGAACTATTTTTTACTCGACCATCGCCACCTCCTCCCAGTCTCAGCGAAAACTCTTCTGGAGGTCCAGCTTCTGTTCCAAATATTGACCCAGATaatggaaaaaataacaataaaacagtTCTCATTGCAGTCCTTGTGACTGCTGCAGTGACATTTGTTCTCGCAGCATTGTTCTTCTTGTTCTGTACTAAGGTTTGTAGGAGAGGATCTGGTGCGAGACGAAATGATGAAAGGCCCCTTCTTAGCATAAGCCTAAGTGACTATTCTGTTG GTTCCACACTTAAACCTTTTGGTGTAGGAAATTCCATCATAGAAGAAAAGCTCGGTCATCAATCTTTTGGTAATGTATCAAACCATGAGAAAAGGGGAACATCTTTGGAGAGCAATTTTTATAACTCTGATGCTCAGAATGTATCGTTAGATGAAAGTCTGTCGTTAGGAGTTGTTAGTGGTGCTGCCAAATCCTCTACTGACAACAAGATGAACATACTTGTACCACCTCCACCAGGAAGGACAGGCAGCAACCCTTTTCTGAAGCCCCCACCTGGAAGGGCAGAACCGCTTCCCCATGAACCGCCTGCTAACCTCAGGCCTCCTCCCAGTAGGGCTGGTCCTACCCcttcccctccccctccccctccccctcctgCACCACCTGCCCCTGCAAAATCATCCAGTAGTGTGCCCCCTCCTCCCCGTGGTTCACCTCCTCCGCCACCTATTGCTCCGGGAGTGAAACCTGGTCCACGccctccaccacctccacctGGAGGTTCCGCGCCTCGACCACCACCACCAATGCCCCCAGGTCCAAAGGTTCCCCGACCCCCTCTTGGATCAAAGCGTCCTTCCAATAGTGCATCTAGTGAAGGAGCTGGTTTGGGGGATGATGCTGATGCTCCTAAAACCAAACTAAAGCCATTTTTCTGGGATAAAGTTCTAGCCAACCCTGATCATTCAATGGTTTGGCATCAGATTAAATCAGGATCATTCCA GTTCAATGAGGAAATGATAGAAACCCTGTTTGGATATGCAcctgataaaaacaaaaatgaacacAAGAAAGAGTCTTCTTCTCAAGATCCTTCACCCCAGTATATTCAAATACTTGATCCGAAAAAGGCACAAAATTTGTCTATTCTTTTGCGGGCACTGAATGTGACGATAGAGGAAGTCTGTGACGCGCTTCGTGAAG GAAACGAGCTTCCTGTAGAGCTTCTTCAAAATTTGTTGAGGATGGCACCCACAGCAGATGAAGAACTGAAGCTTAGGCTCTACAGTGGTGAACTTTCTCAACTTGGGCCTGCTGAGAGGTTCCTAAAAGCATTGGTTGACATACCATTTGCTTTTAAACGACTAGAAGCCCTGCTTTTCATGTGCATTCTACAGGAAGAGGTTGCTACCACTAAAGAGTCTTTTGAAACCTTAGAG GTTGCTTGCAAGGAACTCAGAAATAGTCGGTTGTTCCTCAAGCTTCTAGAAGCTGTTCTTAAAACAGGCAACCGAATGAATGATGGAACATTTCGTGGCGGTGCACAAGCATTTAAGCTTGACACACTTTTGAAATTATCTGATGTAAAGGGAATAGACGGGAAGACTACTCTCTTACACTTTGTTGTTCAGGAGATAATTCGCTCAGAAGGTGTGAGAGCTGCTCGTGCTGGACGAGAGAGCCGGAGCATCTCCAGTGTCAGTGTAAAAACAGACGATCTCCTTGAGGACATTTCCCCTGATACAGAAGACAACTATAGCAGTCTTGGTCTTCAGGTTGTTTCTCAATTGAGCAGTGAACTAGAAAATGTCAAAAGAGCAGCGGTGGTGGATGCTGACAGCTTAACAGGATCCGTGGCTAAACTTGGGCAGTCAGTGGTAGCAACCAGAAATTTTCTGAATAAAGACATGAAGAATTTAGAGGAAAATAGTGGATTCCATGAAACATTAAAAAGTTTTGTGCAGAATGCTGAGGTTGATATCATGTCACTtctggaagaagaaaaaagaattgtgGCTCTGGTGAAGAGCACTGGTGATTATTTCCATGGGAATGCCGGGAAAGATGAGGGTTTACGATTATTCATCGTTGTACGAGACTTCTTAATAATATTAGATAAGGTATGCAAAGAGGTGGGAGAGGCGCAAAAGAGGTCAGCAAAAACACGGAAAAAAGAGGCGTCAACTGCATCATCTCCCTCTCATAAGCACCAGCAACCCTCGCCTGATATTCGCCAGCGGCTATTTCCAGCAATTGCAGAGCGACGAATGGGAGATTCTAGTTCCAGTTCAGATGACGAGGGTTAA